One Phaseolus vulgaris cultivar G19833 chromosome 11, P. vulgaris v2.0, whole genome shotgun sequence genomic window carries:
- the LOC137832212 gene encoding laccase-2-like produces the protein MQLIVINISKLTHSGLKHDIGASRDKMVTAVPSSPTLFVAFLFVTSFLVLATSSKHGSVTRHYKFDIRLRNVTRLCHTKSIVTVNGKFPGPRVAAREGDRIVVKVVNHVPNNVTIHWHGVRQLRSGWADGPSYITQCPIQTGQSYVYNFTIDGQRGTLFWHAHISWLRATLYGPLILLPRSNESYPFENPYKEVPILFGEWWNADPEAVIAQALQSGAGPNVSDAHTFNGFPGPLYNCSNNETETETFRLKVKPGKTYLLRLINAALNDELFFSIANHTLVIVEADATYVKPFESKIIVLGPGQTSNVLLKTKPEYPNATFFMLARPYFTGMGTFDNSTVAGILEYKKPLAPKNIPTFKPSLPAINDTSFVANFSSKFRSLNTAKYPAKVPQKVDKSFFFTVGLGTSPCPKNQTCQGPNNSSKFAASMNNISFTLPSVALLQQHFFGQANNGIYTTDFPAVPLRTFNYTGTPPNNTRVTNGTKTVVILFNTKVQVVLQDTSILGAESHPLHLHGFNFYVVGQGFGNFNPITDPPNFNLVDPVERNTVGVPSGGWVAIRFLADNPGVWLMHCHFDVHLSWGLRMAWIVEDGKLPNQKLPPPPADLPKC, from the exons ATGCAGCTAATTGTGATTAATATTTCCAAACTCACCCACTCAGGCCTAAAACACGATATTGGTGCAAGCAGAGACAAAATGGTCACAGCTGTTCCTTCATCACCAACACTTTTTGTGGCGTTCCTCTTTGTCACAAGCTTCCTTGTTCTCGCCACTAGTTCAAAGCATGGAAGCGTTACAAGGCACTACAAGTTTGAT ATAAGGTTGAGAAATGTTACGAGGCTGTGCCACACAAAGAGCATTGTTACAGTGAACGGAAAGTTCCCTGGTCCTAGAGTTGCTGCAAGAGAAGGTGACAGAATTGTGGTTAAGGTGGTCAATCATGTTCCGAACAATGTCACCATACACTG GCATGGAGTGAGACAGCTTCGAAGTGGATGGGCAGATGGCCCATCTTACATAACTCAGTGTCCCATTCAAACTGGCCAGAGTTATGTGTACAACTTCACCATTGATGGACAAAGAGGAACCCTCTTCTGGCATGCTCACATCTCATGGTTAAGAGCCACTCTCTATGGACCTCTTATCCTCCTCCCTAGGAGCAATGAATCTTACCCATTTGAAAACCCGTACAAGGAAGTTCCCATTCTCTTTG GTGAGTGGTGGAACGCAGATCCAGAGGCTGTTATTGCACAAGCCCTTCAGTCAGGGGCTGGTCCAAATGTTTCAGATGCCCACACCTTTAACGGATTTCCTGGACCCCTCTACAATTGCTCCAATAACG AGACAGAGACAGAGACGTTCAGGTTAAAGGTGAAACCAGGGAAGACATACCTTCTTCGTTTGATCAATGCTGCACTCAATGACGAGCTCTTTTTCAGCATTGCAAATCACACCCTGGTGATTGTTGAAGCTGATGCTACTTACGTTAAACCTTTTGAGTCCAAGATCATAGTCCTAGGACCGGGACAAACCTCAAATGTTCTGTTGAAGACAAAACCTGAGTACCCAAATGCCACTTTCTTCATGCTAGCAAGGCCATATTTCACTGGCATGGGCACTTTCGACAATTCCACAGTTGCTGGCATTCTAGAGTACAAGAAGCCACTTGCTCCCAAAAACATTCCCACTTTTAAACCCTCCCTTCCAGCCATCAACGACACTTCCTTCGTTGCCAACTTCTCAAGCAAATTTCGCAGTTTGAACACTGCCAAGTACCCTGCCAAGGTACCTCAAAAAGTTGACAAGAGCTTTTTCTTCACGGTTGGACTTGGAACAAGTCCCTGCCCCAAAAACCAAACATGCCAAGGACCAAACAACAGTTCAAAATTTGCAGCCTCGATGAACAATATATCTTTCACTCTTCCTTCTGTAGCACTTCTTCAGCAACATTTCTTTGGGCAGGCTAATAACGGCATTTAcaccactgattttcctgctgTGCCACTGAGGACATTCAACTACACGGGGACCCCACCTAACAACACAAGGGTCACCAATGGAACCAAGACTGTGGTCATACTCTTTAACACAAAGGTGCAAGTGGTGCTTCAGGATACTAGCATTTTAGGAGCTGAGAGCCACCCTTTGCACCTTCATGGCTTTAATTTCTATGTCGTGGGTCAAGGCTTTGGGAACTTTAATCCCATCACTGACCCTCCAAACTTCAATCTGGTTGACCCCGTTGAAAGGAACACTGTTGGTGTGCCCTCTGGTGGTTGGGTTGCAATCCGATTTCTTGCTGACAACCCAG GTGTGTGGCTGATGCACTGTCACTTTGATGTGCACCTTAGTTGGGGGTTGAGGATGGCTTGGATTGTTGAGGATGGGAAGCTCCCTAATCAGAAGTTGCCTCCTCCACCAGCTGATCTGCCCAAGTGTTGA
- the LOC137825656 gene encoding small polypeptide DEVIL 13-like, producing the protein MDEKWKVSKKEAGCSSQASTSSTKSLFSRSCSTRSSSSNSPLLRSLSQKSSSTSKTSIPRSFSQKNPSIGKKCTSLAKEHKARFYIMRRCVAMLVCWHKHGDS; encoded by the coding sequence ATGGATGAAAAGTGGAAGGTGTCAAAGAAGGAAGCAGGTTGCAGCAGCCAGGCAAGCACATCATCCACCAAGTCATTGTTCTCAAGGAGTTGCTCAACAAGAAGCTCTTCTTCAAACTCTCCTCTCTTGAGGAGTTTATCCCAAAAGAGTTCCTCCACTTCCAAAACCAGTATTCCTAGGAGCTTCTCACAGAAGAACCCCTCCATTGGAAAAAAATGCACCAGCTTAGCTAAGGAACACAAAGCCAGATTTTACATCATGAGGAGGTGTGTAGCCATGTTAGTTTGCTGGCACAAGCATGGAGATTCATGA
- the LOC137818883 gene encoding ATP-dependent zinc metalloprotease FTSH 10, mitochondrial-like, whose amino-acid sequence MNFSRIARSLSRSSRNLSQGNGRLGTLVGIPRTNACSDGAESVLGFFRSYVSSARASSYRIFSNLPDFKSAAANPRVRRLFSSEAPKKKNYEKFYPKEKKETPKENDKKYDSKDNSNANTDGNGNFQEAFMKQVQNIITPLLVLGLFLTTFSNSPREQQEISFQEFKNKLLEPGLVDHIVVSNKSVAKVYLRNSPRNQTDSEVVQGTLPAIEYGGQYKYYFNIGSVESFEEKLQEAQEALGIDSHDFVPVTYSAEMVWYQELMKFAPTLLLLGSLLYMGRRMQGGLGVNGGGGGGARGIFNIGKAHVTKVDKNTKNKIYFKDVAGCDEAKLEIMEFVHFLKNPKKYEELGAKIPKGALLVGPPGTGKTLLAKATAGESGVPFLSISGSEFMEMFVGVGPSRVRNLFLEARQCAPSIIFIDEIDAIGRARGRGGFSGSNDERESTLNQLLVEMDGFGTTSGVVVLAGTNRPDILDKALLRPGRFDRQIAIDKPDIKGRDQIFQIYLKKIKLDHEPSYYSQRLAALTPGFAGADIANVCNEAALIAARCEVTQVTMDHFESAIDRIIGGLEKKNKVISKVERHTVAYHESGHAVAGWFLEHAEPLLKVTIVPRGSAALGFAQYVPSENLLMTKEQLFDMTCMTLGGRAAEQVLIGRISTGAQNDLEKVTKMTYAQVAVYGFSEKVGLLSFPSREDSFEMSKPYSSKTAALIDSEVRDWVNKAYERTLHLIEEHKEQVAQLAQLLLEKEVLHQEDLRGILGERPFKATEPTNYDRFKEGFEEEEEKVAESSIVDVPEEGGGSSPLEPQVVPR is encoded by the exons ATGAATTTTTCAAGGATTGCGCGTTCTCTATCGCGCTCATCAAGA AATTTGTCACAAGGTAACGGGAGATTGGGAACCCTTGTAGGAATACCACGGACGAATGCGTGTTCTGATGGAGCGGAATCGGTATTAGGGTTTTTTAGAAGCTATGTTTCTTCTGCCAGAGCTTCCAGTTACCGAATCTTTTCCAATTTACCTGATTTTAAATCCGCTGCTGCAAACCCTAGGGTTCGCCGATTGTTTTCCAGTGAAGCCCCAAAGAAAAAGA ACTATGAAAAGTTTTATCCCAAAGAAAAGAAGGAAACTCCGAaggaaaatgacaaaaaatatGATTCTAAAG ACAACTCCAATGCAAACACAGATGGTAATGGAAATTTTCAGGAAGCTTTCATGAAGCAAGTTCAAAATATAATCACCCCATTATTGGTCTTGGGGCTATTTCTTACAACCTTTTCTAATAGTCCCCGTGAACAGCAGGAG ATTAGCTTTCAGGAATTTAAAAATAAGCTTTTGGAACCGGGATTAGTAGACCATATTGTTGTCTCAAACAAATCGGTTGCCAAAGTATATTTAAGGAACTCTCCTCGCAACCAAACAGATAGTGAAGTAGTCCAAGGGACCCTGCCTGCAATAGAATATGGAGGTcagtataaatattattttaatattggaAGTGTTGAGTCTTTTGAGGAGAAGCTACAGGAAGCGCAAGAAGCTCTTGGCATAGACTCTCATGATTTTGTGCCTGTAACATATTCTGCTGAGATGGTTTGGTACCAGGAACTCATGAAATTTGCTCCAACACTGTTATTGTTGGGATCTCTCTTGTATATGGGAAGGAGAATGCAAGGTGGACTTGGTGTTAATGGAGGTGGTGGCGGTGGAGCTCGTGGAATATTCAACATAGGAAAAGCCCATGTTACAAAAGTAGacaaaaatactaaaaataag ATCTATTTTAAAGATGTTGCTGGCTGTGATGAGGCAAAACTTGAAATTATGGAGTTTGTCCACTTCCTCAAGAACCCAAAGAAATATGAAGAACTAGGTGCAAAAATTCCAAAAGGTGCTCTCTTGGTCGGTCCTCCAGGTACAGGAAAAACACTTTTAGCAAAAGCAACTGCTGGGGAGTCTGGGGTGCCATTTCTTTCTATATCTGGTTCTGAATTCATGGAAATGTTTGTTGGTGTTGGACCGTCAAGGGTGAGAAATTTGTTTCTGGAAGCAAGGCAGTGTGCTCCTAGTATAATATTTATTGATGAGATTGATGCAATTGGTCGAGCAAGGGGGCGTGGTGGTTTTTCTGGTTCAAATGATGAGCGTGAAAGTACATTGAATCAATTGTTGGTGGAGATGGATGGGTTTGGAACCACTTCTGGGGTTGTTGTTTTGGCAGGAACGAATAGGCCTGATATCTTAGATAAAGCACTTCTTAGGCCTGGACGATTTGACCGCCAAATAGCAATTGACAAACCTGACATTAAAGGCCGTGACCAGATATTTCAGATCTACTTGAAGAAGATCAAACTTGACCATGAACCTTCGTATTATTCTCAAAGGCTTGCAGCCCTTACTCCCGGATTTGCTGGAGCAGACATTGCTAATGTCTGCAATGAAGCAGCTCTGATTGCTGCAAGATGTGAGGTGACACAAGTCACAATGGACCATTTTGAATCAGCCATCGATAGGATCATTGGTGGTTTGGAAAAGAAGAACAAG GTAATAAGCAAGGTGGAAAGGCATACTGTCGCTTACCACGAATCAGGCCATGCTGTTGCGGGTTGGTTTTTGGAACACGCTGAGCCCTTGTTAAAAGTAACTATCGTTCCACGTGGCTCAGCAGCTCTTGGATTTGCACAATATGTTCCGAGCGAAAACCTTCTCATGACAAAGGAGCAGCTTTTCGATATGACTTGCATGACACTTGGTGGTCGGGCTGCTGAGCAG GTTCTAATAGGGAGAATATCAACAGGAGCTCAGAATGACTTGGAAAAAGTAACGAAGATGACATATGCCCAAGTTGCAGTTTATGGTTTCAGCGAGAAAGTGGGTCTCCTTTCGTTCCCTTCAAGAGAGGACTCATTTGAGATGTCCAAACCATACAGCAGTAAAACTGCCGCACTCATCGACAGCGAAGTGCGTGATTGGGTGAACAAAGCATACGAACGAACTCTACATCTAATCGAGGAACACAAGGAACAAGTTGCCCAACTTGCCCAGTTATTGCTTGAAAAAGAAGTACTTCACCAGGAGGACTTGCGTGGAATTTTGGGTGAGCGACCATTCAAGGCTACTGAACCCACCAATTATGATAGATTTAAGGAAGGGTTTGAAGAAGAGGAGGAAAAGGTAGCAGAAAGTAGCATTGTAGATGTGCCTGAGGAAGGTGGCGGATCTTCTCCTTTAGAGCCCCAGGTTGTTCCCAGATAG
- the LOC137824475 gene encoding uncharacterized protein C24B11.05-like: MEDGHNFQEVQKPKYDCLLFDLDDTLYPYSSGVCEQIAKNIEEYMIQKLGMEADKVAQLNVPLYKRYGTTMAGLKAIGYDFDIDDYNSFVHGRLPYDVLLKPDPVLRGILQSLPIRKIIFTNADSKHAISALEILGLEDCFERIISFDSLNPSNCTNPSNDKDDSESRPTTTTGVLDICERMSQHDSDMVLPKTPLICKPFDDAFEYAFKLADIDPQRTLFFDDSIRNLQTAKRLGLHTVAVGTCVRTTGVDHALESIHNIREAFPELWDAEEKHEFVHYNAGIETSVKA; the protein is encoded by the exons ATGGAAGACGGCCATAATTTCCAGGAAGTTCAAAAGCCAAAATATGATTGTCTTTTGTTTG aTCTTGATGATACCCTTTATCCCTATAGTTCTGGAGTTTGTGAGCAAATAGCAAAGAATATCGAAG AATATATGATTCAAAAGCTTGGGATGGAGGCTGATAAAGTTGCCCAATTAAACGTTCCATTGTACAAGCGTTATGGAACAACAATGGCTGGTCTAAag GCAATTGGCTATGACTTTGACATTGATGATTATAATAG TTTTGTTCATGGGAGATTGCCATATGATGTGCTGCTGAAACCAGACCCTGTTCTCAGGGGCATTCTGCAAAGCTTGCCTATCAGGAAAATT ATATTTACAAATGCAGATTCGAAGCATGCAATTAGCGCTCTTGAAATTCTTGGATTGGAGGACTGCTTTGAAAGAATTATAAGCTTTGACTCACTGAATCCCTCCAACTGTACCAATCCTTCTAATGACAAAGATGACAGTGAATCCAGACCTACCACCACCACAGGAGTTTTGGACATCTGTGAGCGTATGAGCCAGCATGACTCTGATATGGTGCTTCCAAAGACCCCCCTTATCTGCAAACCCTTTGATGATGCATTTGAATATGCTTTCAAATTAGCAGACATTGATCCTCAGAGAACA TTGTTTTTTGATGACAGCATCCGCAATTTACAGACAGCCAAACGCTTGGGCCTCCACACCGTTGCG GTGGGTACATGTGTTCGTACAACAGGAGTTGATCATGCATTGGAGAGTATTCATAATATTAGAGAGGCATTTCCAGAGCTTTGGGATGCTGAGGAGAAGCACGAATTTGTGCACTACAATGCTGGAATTGAAACATCAGTAAAAGCTTAG
- the LOC137824586 gene encoding scarecrow-like protein 30 — protein sequence MLSMDSLLDSFPGSANGFIFENGSDSLFMNQNRASEFKLDDSRSPSESATDYAPSSGTSSDGEHAESTKHFNPILRYISDILMEEEDDLERKPCMLQDCLRLQAAEKSFYDALVRSHPSSPRQFNDSPDPDDNFGGTTSSESYSSYTTDNSCESDWFNGAGDFESSFLQRSLHNSPEHAYVAPDLIREAQAGFHFSNGAWKLIQSQNKAGVVEEGVTRTGKGSREKRSHLMNDDVSHEEEERSNKLSAVYSDDSEPSSMFDEVLLCKDGKSPAVFKSDREPSSSQSAESGGSNGKTTRSKKGSNKGKSARTTVDLWTLLSQCAQAVASFDPRSANEILKQIRQHSSPLGDGLQRLAHYFADGLETRLAAGTPKFMLFQSASAADMLKAYRVYVTSSPFHWMSYFLANRTIRKLSQSESSLHIIDFGISYGFQWPCLIQGLSERTGGPPRLRITGIDLPQPGFRPAERVEETGRRLEKYCKRFGVPFEYNCLAQKWETIRLEDLKLDRSEVTVVNCLYRLKNLSDETVTANCPRDAVLRLIRRINPTIFMHGVVNGTYNAPFFLTRFREALFHFSALYDMFEANVPREDPSRLMFEKGLFGRDAINVIACEGAERVERPETYKQWQVRNQRARFKQLPLATELVKRVKEMVKKEYHKDFTVDEDGKWVLQGWKGRILFALSSWVSA from the coding sequence ATGCTCTCCATGGATTCCCTTTTGGATAGTTTCCCTGGTTCTGCAAATGGATTTATATTTGAAAACGGTTCTGACTCGTTGTTTATGAATCAGAACAGGGCAAGTGAGTTCAAGTTGGATGATTCACGTTCCCCTTCAGAGTCTGCAACTGATTATGCTCCCTCTTCTGGGACAAGCTCTGATGGAGAACACGCAGAGAGTACTAAACACTTCAATCCCATTCTCAGGTACATAAGTGATATCCTTatggaagaagaggatgatTTGGAGCGCAAACCCTGCATGTTGCAGGATTGTTTGAGACTCCAGGCTGCTGAAAAATCATTCTATGATGCTTTGGTTCGTAGTCACCCATCATCACCTCGTCAATTTAATGATAGCCCTGACCCAGATGATAATTTTGGTGGAACCACTAGTTCTGAGAGTTACAGCAGTTATACCACTGACAATTCATGTGAGTCTGATTGGTTTAACGGTGCTGGTGATTTTGAGTCTTCTTTCCTGCAAAGATCGCTGCATAATTCTCCGGAACACGCTTATGTTGCTCCTGATCTGATTAGAGAGGCACAAGCTGGGTTCCATTTTTCAAATGGAGCCTGGAAGTTGATTCAGTCGCAGAACAAGGCAGGCGTGGTTGAAGAGGGTGTGACGAGGACAGGCAAAGGATCAAGGGAGAAGAGGAGCCATCTCATGAACGATGATGTCTCACATGAAGAAGAGGAGAGAAGCAATAAGCTTTCAGCTGTGTATTCTGATGATTCGGAGCCATCTAGCATGTTCGATGAAGTGCTGCTTTGCAAGGATGGTAAGAGTCCAGCCGTTTTTAAGTCTGACCGTGAACCGTCGTCATCACAGAGTGCTGAGTCGGGAGGATCTAATGGGAAGACAACACGTTCGAAGAAAGGTTCCAACAAGGGAAAAAGTGCAAGAACAACAGTGGATTTATGGACTTTGCTATCTCAATGCGCACAAGCTGTGGCTAGCTTTGACCCGAGGAGTGCAAATGAAATCCTGAAGCAGATTAGGCAGCACTCTTCACCTTTAGGCGATGGACTTCAGCGTCTGGCTCACTACTTTGCCGATGGCCTAGAGACAAGGTTAGCTGCTGGAACACCAAAGTTCATGCTCTTTCAGTCAGCATCTGCTGCAGACATGTTGAAAGCTTACCGAGTGTATGTCACATCATCACCATTTCACTGGATGTCATATTTCTTGGCTAACCGTACTATTCGGAAGTTATCACAAAGTGAAAGCAGTCTTCACATTATTGACTTTGGGATTAGCTATGGTTTCCAGTGGCCTTGCCTAATCCAAGGGCTTTCAGAGAGAACAGGCGGTCCTCCAAGACTTCGTATAACAGGAATCGATCTTCCTCAGCCAGGATTTAGGCCAGCAGAAAGGGTAGAGGAGACGGGGCGGCGCCTAGAGAAGTACTGCAAGAGGTTTGGGGTCCCGTTTGAGTACAATTGCCTTGCTCAGAAATGGGAAACTATAAGACTTGAGGATCTCAAACTTGATAGGAGTGAAGTTACTGTGGTTAACTGTTTGTACAGATTGAAGAACCTGTCGGATGAAACTGTGACAGCAAACTGTCCAAGGGATGCTGTGCTGAGGTTGATCAGGAGGATCAATCCAACCATCTTCATGCACGGGGTTGTGAATGGCACCTACAATGCACCATTCTTCCTGACAAGGTTCAGGGAAGCACTCTTCCACTTCTCAGCCTTGTATGATATGTTTGAAGCTAATGTGCCTCGGGAAGATCCATCTAGGCTTATGTTTGAGAAAGGGCTGTTTGGAAGGGACGCAATCAATGTCATAGCATGTGAGGGGGCAGAGAGGGTTGAAAGGCCAGAGACCTACAAGCAATGGCAGGTTAGGAACCAGAGAGCAAGGTTCAAGCAACTTCCATTGGCCACAGAGCTCGTGAAAAGAGTAAAGGAAATGGTGAAGAAGGAATATCATAAAGATTTTACAGTTGATGAGGATGGCAAGTGGGTTTTGCAAGGATGGAAAGGGCGTATTCTATTTGCTCTTTCTTCTTGGGTTTCTGCTTGA